The Burkholderia cepacia genomic interval TCATCACGTGCTTGCGCACGCCGCCGATCTCGACCCATTCGCTGCCGGGGCTGATGGTATCCGCGAGGCTCTTTTCCTGGTCGAGCTGCGCGCGCATCTGGTCGAAATACGCGACCTGCAGGTTCGTGCCGGTGCGCACCGTGCCTTCGTCGGGCTTCAGTTCGCCGAGAATCAGCTTCAGCAGCGTCGTCTTGCCGGCGCCGTTCGGGCCGATGAAGCCGATCTTGTCGCCGCGCATCACCGTCGTCGAGAAGCGATCGACGACCGTGCGGCCGCCGTAGCGCTTCGTCACGTCGGTCAGCTCCGCGACGATCTTGCCGGACTTCTCGCCCTGCGCGACGTCGAGCTTCACGTTGCCCTGCGAATTGCGGCGCTCCGCGCGCTCGTTTCGCATCTGCACGAGCCGCGCGATGCGGCCGACGCTGCGCGTGCGGCGCGCTTCGACGCCCTTGCGGATCCACACTTCCTCCTGCGCGAGCAGCTTGTCGAACTTCTCGTTTTCCACGCGCTCGACTTCGAGCTGCTGCGCCTTGCGCGTCTGGTAGGCGGAGAAATTGCCCGGGTACGACAGCAGCCGGCCGCGGTCGAGATCGACGATGCGCGTCGCGACGCGGTCGAGGAACGCGCGATCGTGCGTGATGAACAGCAGGCCCGCGCGCTGCGCGACGAGCAGCTCTTCCAGCCAGCGGATGCCGTCGAAGTCGAGGTGGTTGGTCGGTTCGTCGAGCAGCAGCACGTCGGGCTGCAACACCAGCGCGCGCGCCAGCGCGACCCGCTTCTGCATCCCGCCCGACAGCGCGTCGACGCGCGCGTCGACGTCCGCCAGGCCGATCTGCGCGAGCGTCATCGACACGCGCGTGCGCCAGTTCCATGCGTCGTGCGCGTCGAGCGACGACTGCAGCGCGTTCATCCGCGCGAGCAATGCATCGTGTTCAGCGCCTTCGGGCGTATCCGCGAGGCGGTGCGCGATCGAATCGTATTCTTCGAGCACTTCGCGCGTGTGCGCGAGCCCCGACGCGACCGCATCGAACACCGTCGCGCCCGGCTCGAATTCGGGCTCCTGCGGCACATAGACGGTCACGAGCTCCTGCTGGCGCGTGACCAGCCCGTCGTCGGGCTTCGCGAGCCCGGCGACGATCTTCAGCAGCGACGACTTGCCCGCGCCGTTGCGGCCGATCAGGCCGACGCGCTCGCCGGCTTCCAGCGAGAAATCCGCGTGATCGAGCAACGCGACGTGACCGAACGCGAGCTGCGCGCCGGTAATGGAATAGAGCGACATGGGGAGACGGCGAAGAGAGAAATCGGAAGCGCCCATTGTACCGGTCGCGGGCGCCGGCACCGGTATGGCCGGACGGATGATGCCGCAAGGCCGGCCCGTGCGGGCCGGTTGCCGGGCGGCGGGCGTGGGCGGCGGGTGCGGAACGGCTGGTTGCGGAGGGCCCGTGCGGCCCCTCGCGCGGACCGCCGGGCCACCCGCACGGGTTCGCCGCTTACTGGGCGTTGACGACGATGGTCTGGCTCATTTCGGGGCCGTACGAGCGGTGCGCGCCGTCGCCGAACTGCAGTGTCAGCGTGTGCTGGCCGGGCGGCAGCCTGATCTCGGTTTCGGTCTGCGCCTTGCCGAAGTGCAGCGAACGCTCGCCAGCCGGAATCACGTCGCCCTTCGGAATCGGCCGGCCGTCGATCAGCAGGTGATGATGGCCGGTATCCGGCGTCATGTCGCCGGCCTGCCGGAGCTGCATGTCGCCTTCGAGACCGAACTTCACGTGTACGGGGGTCCGCACTGTCGCGCCTTCCGCCGGCTCGACGAAATATACGCGCGCCTCGGCCCGCGCGACCGTCGACACGGCCATCGCCGCCACGCATACCGCACTCGCGATCCACTTTTTGTTCAGCATCGCATTCTCCTGATGGTTGGACAGCCCGGGAAGCATACACCGCACGTACGGCATGTGTGTTCCGGTTGCGTTGTTCGCGATGCGTACGTTTAAAACGACGTTGCGGAGCCGTTCGGCGAAATTCCGGTACCATTGCGCCTTTCGTCCGCCGGCCAGGCTGCGGACGGCATTACCCTGATTTCAATATCGTGAGCGCCACATGAGCGAAGTGACCGAATACCAGAGCTGGGTCTGCCTGATTTGCGGGTGGGTCTACAACGAAGCGGAGGGGCTGCCCGACGAAGGCATCGCACCCGGCACCCGCTTCGCCGACATTCCCGCCGACTGGCGCTGCCCGCTGTGCGACGTGGGCAAGGAAGATTTTGTCGTCGTCGATTTCTGATCGCGCAATGCATTCGCGCGGGCACGCGTTCCGTGTGCCGGTGCGAACGCACGTTTGCTATACTCTGCGCGCTGTCCACACTGCCGTCCGGTTCGCGCTGCGCGCGACACGCCGGAATCGCAGGCTCTCCCCGTAGTTCAATGGATAGAACAAGCGCCTCCTAAGCGCTAGATACAGGTTCGATTCCTGTCGGGGGGACCAGATATCCTTCAGGGCTTTGCAGCGTTTCACAAGAGAACCCTGCCAGGCTTGGCTTTGCGGGTTTTTGTTGCACCCTTCCGCAATCGACTGCCAGCAGAAACAACCCCTTGCCTAGGGGTGTTCTGGGGGTTGCGACAATCCCGCCGCAGCAACAACCCCAACCTCGGCTGACGATGCGGTCTCGCGAGGCGTGACTGCCTGCGCACGCCCGGACACCAACGCCGTCGCCAGCACGAACACAGCGAACGCCAG includes:
- a CDS encoding ATP-binding cassette domain-containing protein, with the translated sequence MGASDFSLRRLPMSLYSITGAQLAFGHVALLDHADFSLEAGERVGLIGRNGAGKSSLLKIVAGLAKPDDGLVTRQQELVTVYVPQEPEFEPGATVFDAVASGLAHTREVLEEYDSIAHRLADTPEGAEHDALLARMNALQSSLDAHDAWNWRTRVSMTLAQIGLADVDARVDALSGGMQKRVALARALVLQPDVLLLDEPTNHLDFDGIRWLEELLVAQRAGLLFITHDRAFLDRVATRIVDLDRGRLLSYPGNFSAYQTRKAQQLEVERVENEKFDKLLAQEEVWIRKGVEARRTRSVGRIARLVQMRNERAERRNSQGNVKLDVAQGEKSGKIVAELTDVTKRYGGRTVVDRFSTTVMRGDKIGFIGPNGAGKTTLLKLILGELKPDEGTVRTGTNLQVAYFDQMRAQLDQEKSLADTISPGSEWVEIGGVRKHVMSYLGDFLFAPERARSPVKSLSGGERNRLLLARLFARPANVLVLDEPTNDLDIPTLELLEELLADYDGTVLLVSHDRAFLDNVVTSVIASEGDGKWREYVGGFTDWQIQSARADQLAQQEAAKRAVKEAAPVKDEPAKSAAGRNAQRTVKLSFNEQRELDSLPDRIAMLEEEQKTIGAQLEDGSIFAKDPQEGTRLTERFAAIDDELLAALERWETLEAKRKP
- a CDS encoding DUF4399 domain-containing protein, which encodes MLNKKWIASAVCVAAMAVSTVARAEARVYFVEPAEGATVRTPVHVKFGLEGDMQLRQAGDMTPDTGHHHLLIDGRPIPKGDVIPAGERSLHFGKAQTETEIRLPPGQHTLTLQFGDGAHRSYGPEMSQTIVVNAQ
- a CDS encoding rubredoxin → MSEVTEYQSWVCLICGWVYNEAEGLPDEGIAPGTRFADIPADWRCPLCDVGKEDFVVVDF